In Chitinophaga varians, the following are encoded in one genomic region:
- a CDS encoding sialidase family protein, which translates to MKTIVYACLLWMVFFPKLLLGQHDSTVLFSAGAGGYKSYRIPALLAAGNGQLLAFCEGRKESAADAGDIDILLKRSADGGQTWSATQVVWDDGPHTCGNPCPVLDAATGTIWLLLTRNEGPDKEHDIIHKTATHTRTVWVCQSDDNGATWSKPEDITATTKDPLWGWYATGPGIGIQLQHGPHKGRLVVPCDHSYDDSSGHVAKGPYEYGSHVIYSDDHGKSWQRGGNIRPKVNECQLTELADGRGGLLMSLRSYFGRGLRTQSISHDGGLSWSAPADVPSLTDPVCQASIVRYRWPSRKRSGILLFLNPASDKRMNMTLKASSDDGLSWQPLRVLHAGPAAYSSLAVLPGGDIACLYEAGEQSAYSHLIYQKINKKIISHIHQQ; encoded by the coding sequence ATGAAGACGATCGTATATGCCTGCCTATTATGGATGGTGTTTTTCCCTAAGCTGCTGCTGGGCCAGCACGATAGCACGGTACTGTTCAGCGCCGGCGCCGGTGGTTACAAAAGTTACCGCATCCCGGCGCTCCTGGCCGCTGGCAATGGCCAGCTGCTGGCTTTCTGTGAAGGCCGCAAAGAAAGCGCCGCCGATGCCGGAGATATAGATATCCTGCTGAAACGCTCTGCCGATGGCGGTCAAACCTGGTCGGCCACGCAGGTAGTATGGGACGACGGCCCGCACACCTGCGGCAATCCTTGCCCAGTGCTGGACGCCGCCACCGGCACCATCTGGCTGCTGCTGACCCGCAACGAAGGACCGGACAAAGAACACGATATCATCCATAAAACGGCGACGCATACACGCACCGTCTGGGTCTGCCAAAGCGACGACAACGGCGCCACGTGGTCAAAGCCGGAAGACATCACCGCCACCACGAAAGATCCTTTATGGGGCTGGTATGCCACCGGCCCGGGCATAGGCATACAGCTGCAACATGGGCCCCATAAGGGCCGCCTGGTGGTGCCCTGCGACCACAGTTATGACGACAGCAGCGGCCATGTGGCCAAAGGGCCCTATGAATACGGATCACACGTTATCTATAGCGACGACCACGGAAAGTCCTGGCAACGCGGCGGCAACATCCGCCCTAAAGTGAACGAATGCCAGTTGACCGAACTAGCCGACGGCCGTGGCGGCCTGCTGATGAGCCTCCGCTCCTATTTCGGCCGCGGGTTGCGTACCCAGTCCATCAGCCATGACGGCGGTCTTAGCTGGAGCGCTCCCGCTGACGTGCCCTCGCTCACAGACCCTGTCTGTCAGGCCAGCATCGTCCGATACCGCTGGCCCTCCCGCAAACGCAGCGGCATCCTGCTGTTCCTGAACCCGGCCAGTGACAAAAGGATGAACATGACGCTCAAAGCCAGCAGCGACGATGGACTTAGCTGGCAACCGCTGCGCGTGCTGCACGCCGGACCGGCGGCTTATTCCTCACTGGCCGTATTGCCTGGCGGGGACATCGCCTGCCTGTACGAAGCCGGGGAGCAAAGCGCCTACAGCCATCTTATCTACCAAAAAATCAACAAAAAAATTATAAGCCATATCCATCAACAATAA
- a CDS encoding sialidase family protein: protein MKRTTAKALLLLTTGLFLLASCKGGGSENLTPAPPPGNNGGNTTDSIPFIFREKTGGYSCYRIPAIVRTKTGVLLAFAEARKNSCKDEGDIDLLVKRSADGGKTWSAPIMVWDDGANTCGNPVPVLDEQTGRLQLLMTWNLGEDNIGAINAGTSKDTRRVFVTSSDDEGLTWAPAKEISKDVKKPGWAWYGTGPCHGIQLKRGPHAGRLVIPCDYMSLKTADSPSRDSAHVIYSDDHGQRWKLGGIANKDHGAESTVAELSDGQLMLNIRNSAGGARLVTTSTDGGASWLPVKADYTLVEPVCQGSLLSWKQWLFFSNPASTARENMTIRLSTDDGNNWSKSCRIYSGPSAYSDIVMLSDTEIAIFYEAGYKKPYEGIAYKVIPVTDFK from the coding sequence ATGAAACGGACCACCGCGAAAGCATTACTGCTACTCACCACCGGCCTTTTCCTGCTGGCCTCCTGTAAGGGCGGCGGCAGCGAAAACCTGACGCCGGCGCCACCGCCCGGTAACAATGGCGGTAATACCACCGACAGCATCCCGTTTATTTTCAGGGAGAAGACCGGCGGCTACAGCTGTTATCGCATACCCGCCATCGTTAGGACAAAAACCGGCGTGCTGCTGGCTTTCGCCGAAGCGCGCAAAAACAGCTGCAAAGACGAAGGCGATATAGACCTGCTGGTAAAACGTTCTGCCGACGGCGGCAAAACATGGAGCGCTCCCATTATGGTATGGGACGACGGTGCCAACACCTGCGGCAACCCCGTGCCGGTGCTCGATGAACAGACCGGCCGCCTCCAGCTGCTGATGACATGGAACCTGGGCGAAGACAATATCGGCGCCATCAACGCCGGCACCAGCAAAGATACCCGCCGCGTGTTCGTCACCAGCAGCGATGACGAAGGCCTCACCTGGGCGCCTGCCAAAGAAATCTCGAAAGATGTCAAGAAACCGGGATGGGCGTGGTATGGCACCGGCCCATGCCATGGCATACAGCTCAAACGCGGCCCTCATGCCGGCAGGCTCGTCATCCCCTGTGATTATATGTCGCTCAAAACAGCGGACAGCCCTTCTCGTGACTCAGCGCATGTCATTTACTCCGACGACCACGGCCAGCGCTGGAAACTGGGCGGCATCGCCAATAAAGACCATGGCGCGGAAAGCACCGTGGCCGAACTGTCCGACGGACAGCTTATGCTCAATATCCGCAACAGCGCCGGCGGCGCCAGGCTGGTGACCACCAGCACCGACGGCGGCGCATCCTGGCTGCCGGTAAAGGCCGACTATACGCTGGTGGAACCTGTCTGCCAGGGCAGCCTGCTCTCCTGGAAACAATGGCTGTTCTTTTCCAACCCGGCCAGCACCGCCCGCGAAAACATGACCATCCGGCTCAGCACCGACGACGGCAATAACTGGAGCAAGTCCTGCAGGATATACAGCGGCCCTTCGGCCTACTCCGACATCGTGATGCTGTCGGACACGGAAATTGCTATCTTCTATGAAGCTGGTTATAAAAAACCCTATGAAGGCATCGCCTATAAAGTGATACCTGTTACCGATTTTAAATAG
- a CDS encoding RagB/SusD family nutrient uptake outer membrane protein, producing the protein MNKRSLLYSCLIALLPAFSCNKVLDVKTVSDITNASYWKSPGDVTGYLTGIYALLRGTVNDKNYFNTTYYMEDRSDAFIAGLEGGMSTAWQQNLNNANAPNWLNYYNIIYHCNLLLKNAPGINFPNSTDRDRAMAETYFIRAYTYFWLIRSWGDVPLMLEPVASSNQQQPSRAPAVDVMAQVLKDIDAAIALFPEGAFVNKNRASKPAAFTLKADALLWKFKVLKGNDADLQEAMTALQQVESTAGLTLLDNFASVFATNNRANAEIIFSVYFKKDERSDMYGSQLKPRDIFVQDAVNKNDIAAAKNGARSQYMPSPKFESMFTDAADKRKNASFIKAIGPNNKLIGVFDNKFRGTKDTDWFYDADIVIYRFAEIFLLKAEALAALGRVSDAVTALNRTRTRAGIGNYTGPADKTSVEKEILNERFRELWLEQKRWPDLLRFHYAGTINVYTEVPNLNGKNVPLYFPIPKAQIDLNPNLKQTAGYQ; encoded by the coding sequence ATGAATAAACGCTCCCTTCTATACAGCTGCCTGATCGCTTTATTGCCGGCCTTCTCCTGCAACAAGGTGCTGGACGTAAAGACCGTTTCAGACATCACCAATGCCAGCTACTGGAAATCGCCCGGCGATGTGACCGGCTACCTGACCGGCATCTATGCCCTGCTGCGCGGCACTGTCAACGATAAAAACTATTTCAATACCACTTACTATATGGAAGACCGCAGCGATGCCTTTATCGCCGGTCTGGAAGGCGGCATGTCCACCGCCTGGCAGCAGAACCTTAACAATGCCAATGCGCCCAACTGGCTTAACTATTACAATATTATCTATCATTGCAACCTCCTGCTGAAAAATGCGCCGGGCATCAATTTTCCTAACAGTACCGACCGTGACCGTGCCATGGCGGAGACCTATTTCATTCGCGCCTATACGTACTTCTGGCTGATACGCTCCTGGGGCGATGTGCCGCTGATGCTGGAGCCTGTGGCCAGCAGCAACCAGCAACAGCCCTCCCGCGCCCCTGCCGTGGACGTGATGGCCCAGGTATTAAAAGATATCGATGCCGCCATTGCGCTGTTCCCTGAAGGCGCTTTCGTCAACAAAAACCGGGCTTCCAAACCCGCGGCCTTCACGCTGAAAGCCGATGCCCTGCTGTGGAAGTTCAAAGTACTCAAAGGCAATGATGCCGACCTACAGGAGGCGATGACCGCGCTGCAACAGGTGGAAAGCACCGCCGGTCTCACACTGCTCGATAACTTTGCTTCTGTCTTCGCCACCAACAACCGGGCAAATGCAGAAATCATTTTTTCTGTTTATTTTAAGAAAGATGAACGAAGCGATATGTATGGCAGTCAGCTGAAACCACGCGATATCTTTGTACAGGACGCCGTCAACAAAAATGATATTGCAGCGGCCAAAAACGGCGCCCGTAGCCAGTATATGCCCAGCCCGAAGTTCGAATCCATGTTCACCGACGCCGCCGATAAAAGAAAGAATGCCTCTTTTATCAAAGCCATCGGGCCTAACAATAAACTGATAGGCGTGTTTGATAACAAGTTCAGAGGTACCAAAGACACGGACTGGTTTTATGATGCCGACATCGTTATCTACCGCTTCGCGGAAATATTCCTGCTCAAGGCGGAAGCGCTGGCGGCCCTTGGGCGTGTATCCGATGCCGTTACCGCGCTGAACCGCACCCGGACAAGGGCCGGCATCGGCAACTATACCGGACCGGCAGACAAAACAAGCGTGGAAAAAGAGATATTGAACGAACGTTTCCGGGAACTGTGGCTGGAACAGAAAAGATGGCCCGACCTGCTGCGTTTTCACTATGCAGGCACCATCAACGTATACACGGAAGTGCCTAATCTGAACGGTAAAAACGTACCGCTGTATTTTCCTATTCCGAAAGCGCAGATAGACCTGAATCCGAACCTGAAACAAACTGCCGGCTACCAATAA
- a CDS encoding SusC/RagA family TonB-linked outer membrane protein, which produces MKKQHLPRLHWPGSWLLVALTWFSFLPVSARQQPPQESPARKNISVTGKVTDAANRPMPGVTVIQKGTQNGVITDAAGNYRLLVPADAILLFSIIGMDTREIPVNSRPQLSVSLSEKSTALNEVVAIGYGKQSRATLTTAISRVNAKEFEHTPGQNPLLQMQGKVPGLTLQVNSGQPGADPQIFLRGGTTTSPEKDAPLLIIDGMVSQGMRSISDMNTDDIESVQVLKDAASTAIYGARAANGIIIIKTKSGKAGKPRVSFGFNYGLEQQAKQYKFLSARDYIYVSRKNTMDYNKTNPDFYLTGGRYGMSTGNPRNSKNTLEFLDTYIQNYGQAYVDQLLQKEGWETMTDPVTGKQLLFKGTDYQDITFNNGNKKQYDVSVSGGSDKGTYYLGLGHANQDGIIAGTFYKNYNGLFNGTYKLSNKWTLNTNMSYQVRYSNSPNNDNNVLSRSVTMPPTYRLYYEDGTPAPGEGIASFRSRLHEIYYKESYTDIKVYRTTFQLGADWDILPGLRFSPSFAWFTTEGKENRFEAYNETNPNRNASAAHNLNRHTQADAVLNYNKTIGNRHHFNAMAGTSYINDYDYNMSGSGYGAPNDNIPTLNATKVETQRTSTSESTEILMSYFGRLNYDFDNKYLFSASIRSDGSSRFSGNHRWAAFPGVSAGWNLHHENFWEPLQPVISLFKIRGSWGQAGNNALSIFDSQGQYSTSLSGNLLSYMGNTGILNTTLPNNDLVWETTTSVDAGLDIGLLKDRITILLDFYNKITDNRLFDKPLDATTGFSKIRSNYGTIRNRGIEVELNATPVKTRNFTWNTGITFAFNLSTVVSLPGNGEAKNRIGGNYIFDPNTGQYTKVGGLAEGERFGGRWAYQLDGVYSTDKDAAGAPYDVEANGRKKTGGDAIWHDFDKNDTIDYRDMTFMGYIRPDKQGAIVNTLTYKGISLRIVADYALGHVIDNGFRGKANGSSRNNNQALTDVISDAIWKQQGDQASIPKYTVQSDYDYNFKNHNRAANGLGNDGTASNNSLYYKKGDYLALREISLSYSIHAALLQKTGISSIDVFGGIYNICYFTKYDGLSPEVFTGVDPGLYPRPRQYNLGVKVNF; this is translated from the coding sequence ATGAAAAAACAACATCTACCACGTTTACACTGGCCGGGAAGCTGGTTACTGGTAGCCCTTACCTGGTTTTCTTTCTTACCGGTATCGGCCAGACAACAACCACCACAGGAATCTCCCGCCAGAAAAAATATATCCGTCACCGGTAAGGTCACCGATGCGGCCAACAGGCCCATGCCCGGTGTGACGGTCATCCAGAAAGGCACGCAGAACGGCGTCATCACCGATGCAGCCGGCAACTACCGCCTCCTGGTACCCGCGGATGCTATACTGCTATTCAGCATCATCGGCATGGACACCCGCGAAATACCGGTCAACAGCCGCCCGCAGCTATCGGTATCTCTCAGCGAAAAATCCACCGCCCTCAACGAAGTAGTGGCCATCGGCTACGGTAAACAGTCCCGCGCCACCCTTACCACGGCCATCTCCCGCGTAAACGCGAAAGAATTTGAACATACACCGGGACAAAATCCCCTGCTGCAAATGCAAGGCAAAGTACCCGGACTTACCTTGCAGGTCAACAGCGGTCAGCCCGGCGCCGATCCGCAAATATTTCTCCGCGGCGGCACCACTACCTCTCCTGAAAAAGACGCGCCACTGCTGATCATAGACGGCATGGTGTCACAAGGCATGCGCAGCATCTCCGATATGAACACCGACGATATCGAATCCGTACAGGTGCTCAAAGACGCGGCCTCCACTGCCATCTATGGAGCACGCGCGGCCAACGGCATCATTATCATTAAAACAAAATCCGGCAAAGCCGGCAAACCACGCGTCAGCTTCGGCTTCAACTACGGACTGGAACAACAGGCGAAACAATACAAGTTCCTCAGCGCACGCGACTACATCTACGTAAGCCGCAAAAACACGATGGACTACAACAAAACCAATCCGGACTTCTACCTCACCGGCGGCCGCTATGGCATGTCTACCGGCAATCCGCGCAATTCCAAAAACACCCTGGAATTCCTCGACACCTATATACAAAACTACGGTCAGGCCTATGTGGACCAGCTCCTGCAAAAAGAAGGCTGGGAAACCATGACAGACCCCGTCACCGGTAAACAGCTCCTGTTCAAAGGCACCGACTACCAGGACATCACCTTCAACAACGGCAACAAAAAACAATACGATGTCAGCGTTAGCGGTGGCAGCGACAAAGGCACATACTACCTCGGCCTCGGCCACGCCAACCAGGACGGCATCATCGCAGGTACCTTCTATAAAAACTATAATGGCCTGTTCAACGGCACCTATAAACTGAGCAACAAATGGACACTCAATACCAACATGAGTTACCAGGTACGTTACTCCAATTCACCCAATAACGACAACAACGTATTGAGCCGCTCCGTCACCATGCCGCCTACCTACCGTCTCTATTATGAAGACGGCACGCCCGCGCCGGGAGAAGGGATAGCCTCCTTCCGCAGCCGCCTGCATGAAATCTATTACAAGGAAAGTTACACCGACATCAAAGTGTACCGCACTACCTTCCAGCTGGGCGCCGACTGGGACATCCTGCCGGGACTGCGCTTCTCCCCTTCCTTCGCCTGGTTCACCACGGAAGGAAAAGAAAACAGATTTGAAGCCTACAATGAAACCAATCCAAACAGGAACGCTTCCGCAGCACATAACCTTAACAGGCATACGCAGGCAGACGCGGTACTTAATTACAATAAAACCATTGGCAACCGCCATCACTTCAATGCCATGGCGGGCACCAGCTACATTAATGATTACGATTACAACATGAGCGGCAGTGGTTATGGCGCACCTAACGACAACATACCTACGCTGAATGCCACCAAAGTGGAAACTCAACGCACGTCCACTTCCGAATCCACAGAAATATTAATGAGCTACTTCGGCCGGTTGAACTACGATTTCGATAACAAATACCTGTTCTCCGCCAGTATCCGCAGCGACGGCTCTTCCCGGTTCTCCGGCAATCACCGCTGGGCCGCTTTTCCCGGTGTATCTGCCGGATGGAACCTGCACCACGAAAACTTCTGGGAACCGCTGCAACCGGTCATATCCCTGTTTAAAATCAGGGGCAGCTGGGGCCAGGCAGGCAACAACGCACTTTCTATCTTCGACTCCCAGGGCCAGTACAGCACCTCCCTCAGTGGCAACCTGCTGAGTTACATGGGCAACACCGGCATCCTCAATACTACCCTGCCCAACAACGACCTGGTATGGGAAACCACCACCTCCGTAGATGCCGGCCTGGACATCGGTTTGCTGAAAGACCGTATTACCATCCTGCTGGACTTCTACAACAAAATCACCGACAACCGCCTGTTCGATAAACCACTGGACGCCACTACCGGCTTCAGTAAAATTCGCAGCAACTACGGTACTATCCGCAACCGCGGCATCGAAGTGGAACTAAACGCCACACCCGTTAAAACACGCAACTTCACCTGGAACACCGGCATCACCTTTGCCTTCAACCTCAGCACAGTAGTATCCCTGCCGGGCAACGGCGAAGCGAAGAACAGGATCGGCGGCAACTACATCTTCGACCCTAACACCGGCCAATACACGAAAGTCGGCGGCCTCGCCGAAGGCGAACGTTTCGGTGGCCGCTGGGCCTACCAGCTCGATGGCGTTTACTCCACCGATAAAGACGCCGCCGGCGCACCTTACGACGTGGAAGCCAACGGCCGCAAAAAAACCGGTGGCGACGCGATCTGGCACGACTTCGATAAAAACGATACGATCGACTACCGCGATATGACGTTTATGGGATATATCCGTCCGGATAAACAGGGCGCCATCGTCAACACCCTCACCTACAAAGGCATCAGCCTCCGCATAGTGGCAGACTACGCCCTCGGACATGTGATTGACAACGGCTTCAGAGGGAAAGCCAACGGCAGCTCGCGCAACAACAACCAGGCGCTCACCGACGTCATCAGCGATGCTATCTGGAAACAACAGGGCGACCAGGCCAGCATTCCCAAATACACCGTACAAAGCGATTATGATTACAATTTCAAAAACCATAACCGTGCTGCCAACGGCCTGGGCAATGATGGGACTGCGAGCAACAACTCCCTCTATTACAAAAAAGGCGACTACCTGGCACTGCGTGAAATATCGCTGAGCTACAGTATCCATGCGGCCCTGCTGCAGAAGACAGGCATCAGCAGCATCGATGTGTTTGGCGGTATCTATAACATCTGCTACTTCACCAAATACGACGGCCTGTCGCCCGAAGTGTTCACCGGTGTAGACCCCGGCCTGTACCCGCGTCCCCGCCAGTACAACCTGGGCGTTAAAGTCAATTTTTAA
- a CDS encoding FadR/GntR family transcriptional regulator: protein MQKDLTLAEQIERKILKYISEKGYQLGDSLPKENELAEILGVSRVVLREALSRLRILGFIETKRKRGTVLTSPNIFYGFKTILSSGTLDKDSLKDLYEVRLMLEIGMADFLYLHKEERYLNDLQRIIEEENMTVDSEQLIKLDIRFHSTLYKMSGNKSLYAFQNLLNTLFATYAPRRKDWKVKQIISHESLLEILKCGTADAFRTAMRLHLNTRFENMGTLFPEKANPVMEEEEE from the coding sequence ATGCAAAAGGACCTTACCCTGGCGGAGCAGATTGAGCGGAAAATACTGAAGTATATCTCTGAGAAAGGCTACCAGCTGGGTGATTCGCTGCCCAAAGAGAACGAGCTGGCGGAAATACTGGGCGTGAGCCGGGTAGTATTGCGGGAAGCACTGAGCCGGCTGCGCATTCTGGGCTTTATCGAAACGAAGCGCAAACGGGGCACTGTGCTCACCTCGCCGAATATATTTTACGGGTTTAAGACCATCCTTTCGTCCGGCACGCTGGACAAAGACTCGTTGAAAGACCTGTATGAAGTACGCCTGATGCTGGAAATAGGCATGGCCGATTTCCTGTACCTGCATAAAGAGGAACGTTACCTGAACGACCTGCAACGTATCATTGAAGAAGAAAACATGACGGTGGACTCAGAGCAGCTCATCAAACTGGATATACGTTTTCACAGCACGTTGTATAAAATGTCCGGCAACAAGTCATTGTACGCCTTCCAGAACCTGCTGAATACACTGTTTGCCACCTATGCCCCTCGTCGTAAAGACTGGAAAGTAAAACAGATCATCTCGCACGAATCGTTGCTGGAGATCCTGAAATGCGGCACCGCAGATGCTTTCCGCACAGCCATGCGCCTGCACCTGAACACCCGCTTTGAGAACATGGGCACGTTGTTTCCGGAGAAGGCCAATCCGGTAATGGAGGAAGAAGAAGAGTAG
- a CDS encoding SusC/RagA family TonB-linked outer membrane protein, giving the protein MNNQSPRYRTFRNDRAGWCFLALMATTGLFCAVTVPAYAVKAPVFQTPQEEHRFITGVVKDEKGQALPGVTVSLKGTTAGTVTDPEGKFTLKTTAKTGTLEFSSMGFVKQQVAYAGQKNINIILTTDQKALGEVVVVGYGTQRKVNLVGAVSAIKVDEKITSRALPNASSALSGLVPGLSAVQSSGMAGKNSASLVIRGLGTVNNANPLIVVDGMPDVDINRINMNDIESISVLKDATSASVYGSRAANGVILITTKSGKGQRKTALNFNGLYGFQQPTRAYDFMANYPRALTLEQRLGLVGTLRDNLTFKDGTIDQWMAMGMIDPLRYPNTDWWNIIMRTGSTQNYNLSASGGNDVSNFFLSVGVQDEKGLQINNDYTRYNVRFNYDYKLRKNMNTGIRFNGNWSKFIYALEDGFTDASSSNTAGFDMRYAIAGITPYDPVTGKFGGVMAYGEDPQAYNPYVVYTNSLNRQNRQEANGNIYLDWTPLPGLTGRVDYSLNYYNQFAYSAAIPATAFNFQSGINGSRVYVGENAGISNQTSTGYKTMLNGRLTYHKAFGVNHDLTVTGVYSEEFWYDRLQRSGRNDRLFPGLHEIDAALTSIQTTGGSSSSEGLRSYIGRVNYTAFDRYLFEANFRYDGSSKFLPGHQFGFFPSVALGWRFTEESFLKPFLSRVLTSGKFRASYGQLGNNSGVDRYEQQSTLSGSHYYIDGAVVKGLVYQKMINPDFSWENTGVFNLGLDLSFLAGRLNAELDYYNRLTTGMVRPSDLSLLLSGAYVAPRKNIGNLRNKGVELNLNWSDHFGPVRYGVNLNASYNRTTLEKWNEYLGRGYTFLNMPYHFLYVYQDLGIAQTWQDIYNNTPQGASPGDILRKDVNGDGRIDDNDKVAYPNVQRDRPTTNFAMGFNASWKGFDIAFLLQGSAGRKDFWLNNYNDVNFSASRYAASWSHWTNPWSLDNRDGAWPRIGGSGNREESTFWLDNLAYLRLKNIQLGYMLPASLMKRIGINSFRIYGSAENIATITSFRGLDPEQTGNKSNAYPLNKTYSVGVNVGL; this is encoded by the coding sequence ATGAATAATCAATCACCACGTTACCGGACATTCCGTAACGACCGCGCTGGCTGGTGTTTCCTGGCCCTAATGGCCACCACCGGGCTTTTCTGCGCAGTCACGGTACCTGCCTACGCTGTGAAGGCACCGGTCTTTCAGACGCCGCAGGAAGAGCACCGGTTCATCACCGGCGTCGTTAAAGATGAAAAAGGCCAGGCCCTGCCAGGCGTGACAGTATCGCTGAAAGGCACCACTGCCGGCACTGTCACCGATCCGGAAGGAAAATTCACGCTCAAAACAACCGCCAAAACCGGCACGCTCGAATTCAGCTCCATGGGCTTCGTAAAACAACAGGTGGCCTATGCCGGACAAAAGAACATCAACATCATCCTGACCACAGACCAGAAGGCACTGGGCGAAGTGGTGGTGGTAGGCTATGGCACGCAACGTAAAGTAAACCTCGTCGGCGCTGTTTCCGCTATCAAAGTGGATGAAAAAATTACCAGCAGGGCATTGCCCAACGCTTCCTCTGCACTCTCCGGACTGGTGCCCGGCCTGTCAGCGGTGCAGTCGTCCGGCATGGCCGGTAAAAACAGCGCCAGCCTCGTTATCCGTGGCCTCGGCACCGTCAACAACGCCAACCCGCTCATCGTGGTGGACGGTATGCCGGATGTGGACATCAACCGCATCAACATGAACGATATTGAAAGCATCTCTGTACTGAAAGATGCGACTTCCGCTTCGGTGTATGGTTCCCGTGCAGCCAACGGAGTTATACTCATTACCACCAAATCAGGTAAAGGTCAGCGTAAGACGGCACTCAACTTCAACGGGCTATACGGTTTCCAGCAACCTACACGGGCATACGATTTTATGGCCAACTATCCACGCGCGCTCACGCTGGAACAACGCCTGGGCCTCGTAGGCACCCTGCGCGACAACCTCACCTTTAAAGACGGCACCATTGACCAGTGGATGGCCATGGGCATGATAGACCCGCTGAGGTACCCCAACACCGACTGGTGGAATATCATCATGCGCACCGGCAGCACGCAGAACTATAACCTCTCCGCTTCCGGTGGAAATGACGTTTCCAACTTCTTCCTGTCTGTAGGCGTACAGGATGAAAAAGGGTTACAGATCAACAACGATTATACCCGCTACAATGTGCGCTTCAACTACGATTATAAACTGCGTAAAAACATGAACACCGGCATCCGCTTCAACGGTAACTGGTCGAAGTTTATCTACGCTTTGGAAGACGGCTTCACGGACGCTTCCAGCAGCAATACCGCAGGTTTTGATATGCGCTATGCTATCGCCGGCATCACCCCGTACGACCCTGTCACCGGTAAATTCGGCGGCGTAATGGCCTACGGTGAAGATCCGCAGGCCTATAACCCTTATGTGGTGTATACGAATTCGCTCAACCGGCAGAACCGCCAGGAAGCTAATGGTAATATATACCTGGACTGGACACCGCTGCCAGGGCTCACCGGCAGGGTGGACTATTCGCTTAACTACTACAACCAGTTTGCGTACAGCGCAGCTATTCCTGCCACTGCTTTCAATTTTCAATCAGGCATCAACGGTAGTAGGGTATATGTAGGCGAAAATGCAGGCATCAGCAACCAGACCTCCACCGGCTATAAAACCATGCTGAACGGCAGACTGACCTACCACAAGGCATTTGGCGTTAACCACGATCTTACGGTGACAGGCGTGTACAGCGAAGAGTTCTGGTATGACCGGCTGCAACGCAGCGGACGTAATGACCGCCTGTTCCCCGGCCTGCATGAAATAGATGCGGCCCTCACAAGCATACAGACTACCGGCGGCAGCAGCTCCAGCGAAGGGTTGCGTTCCTACATCGGCCGTGTGAATTATACCGCATTTGACCGCTATTTGTTTGAAGCCAACTTCCGTTATGACGGTTCCTCCAAATTCCTGCCTGGGCACCAGTTTGGGTTCTTTCCTTCTGTAGCGCTGGGATGGCGCTTTACGGAAGAAAGCTTTCTGAAACCTTTCCTCAGCCGCGTTCTCACCAGTGGCAAGTTCCGCGCTTCTTACGGTCAGTTAGGCAATAACAGCGGCGTAGACCGATATGAACAACAAAGCACCCTGTCCGGCAGCCATTATTATATTGACGGCGCCGTAGTGAAAGGGCTGGTGTACCAGAAAATGATCAACCCCGACTTTAGCTGGGAGAACACCGGTGTATTTAACCTGGGGCTGGACCTGAGCTTTCTCGCCGGCCGCCTTAATGCTGAACTGGACTACTATAACCGTCTTACTACCGGCATGGTCAGGCCCTCCGATTTGTCACTGTTGCTCAGCGGTGCGTACGTGGCGCCCCGTAAGAATATCGGCAACCTGCGTAACAAAGGCGTGGAGCTGAACTTAAACTGGTCTGATCATTTCGGGCCTGTGCGGTACGGTGTAAACCTGAACGCATCGTATAACCGCACCACTCTGGAGAAGTGGAACGAGTATCTCGGTCGCGGCTATACGTTTCTTAACATGCCCTACCACTTCCTGTATGTATACCAGGACCTGGGCATTGCGCAAACCTGGCAGGACATCTACAATAATACGCCACAGGGCGCATCTCCGGGAGATATCCTGCGCAAAGACGTTAACGGCGACGGCAGGATCGACGACAACGACAAAGTCGCTTATCCCAATGTGCAGCGTGACAGGCCTACAACCAACTTCGCCATGGGCTTCAACGCTTCCTGGAAAGGATTTGACATTGCATTTTTACTACAGGGGTCAGCAGGCCGTAAAGATTTCTGGCTCAACAACTACAACGACGTAAACTTCAGCGCCAGCCGCTATGCAGCTTCCTGGTCGCACTGGACCAACCCCTGGTCATTGGACAACAGGGACGGTGCATGGCCTCGTATAGGCGGCTCCGGTAACCGGGAAGAGAGTACTTTCTGGCTTGATAACCTCGCTTACCTGCGCCTGAAAAATATCCAGCTGGGATATATGTTGCCGGCCAGTTTGATGAAACGTATTGGCATCAACAGTTTCCGTATCTATGGCTCTGCTGAGAACATTGCCACTATCACTTCTTTCCGTGGCCTTGATCCGGAGCAGACAGGCAACAAAAGCAATGCATATCCGCTGAATAAAACTTATTCCGTTGGTGTAAATGTGGGACTCTAA